A window of the Desulforapulum autotrophicum HRM2 genome harbors these coding sequences:
- a CDS encoding ATP-binding protein — protein sequence MKSIDMGSIGKNLSLLVLIAVLPALAIILYTGVEQRLHAIGNTREQVLLVTHTMAEIQTDIDRSAQQILSTLAMLPQVNSLDIKSCNTIFKAVLGQNPNLQNITLTNTQGEVLASGLSFNYSNLKDRKHFQQALERKKFSMGEYILSRVGKKTPAIAFAYPVLDNGGNPTAILTTSISLARFSSFYDDLELDEDTFISITDHRGVRLLYYPPREETNPVGKSIQAAAWKACSRALTPGIFMEKGSDGVRRIFAYRPVQLSSEATPEFYMWTGIPEAKVLGPANAILARNLLLMLVAAASALLVSWIMGKKALITPIKELVAMAGKFAKGDLEIPEKPAFKSGELGTLTQALHDMAASLAINRKSLEQNETRLRLLMDSLDAVVYVKDMDTHDVLFINQYGKKQIGDITGTTCWQTMQKDQNGPCSFCTDKYLLDDQGDPQGIYTWEFQNTITGRWYYIRDRAIKWIDGRLVRLEIATDITEKKETDAKIAEERERLAVTLRSIGDGVITTDTQSRICLMNTVAETLTGWSTTQAAGRSLTEIFNIVDMTTDQACKNPVEKVLASGETINMASPMTLISKNGDRKHIADSASPILDMQGNVTGVVLVFRDVTEQLCTEQELRKITKLESIGVLAGGIAHDYNNILSAIIGNIQLTLMDSNLTDRTQRFIKQALDASLRAKNLTIQLLTFSKGGRPVKKTASLVRLIRDFVDSTCRASNIACHCSFPDDLWPVEIDRSQMGQVVQKLIQNACNAMPNGGTIEVSCQNVRSSPTKHPDIAPASNRVEMSIKDTGVGIAENLLDKIFDPYFSTNQPGRGLGLAICHSIVTQHNGQISVKSTPGKGSTFTVHLPASTQRSESTTQRKKSVQEARKLRILIMDDEEMLRDLTRAMLTDLGHDTFLAKDGVEAIEVYKKAMDNNTPIDLTIMDLTIPGGMGGKEAVQKLLKINPKAKVIVSSGYSNDPVMADFKAHGFCATLSKPSRLADFTDLINRFTDQDLTI from the coding sequence ATGAAATCAATAGACATGGGCTCAATCGGCAAAAATTTATCCCTGCTGGTACTGATTGCTGTCCTGCCGGCCCTGGCGATTATTCTGTATACGGGTGTGGAACAGCGACTGCATGCCATTGGGAATACCAGGGAGCAGGTACTTCTTGTCACCCACACAATGGCCGAAATTCAGACCGACATTGACAGATCTGCCCAGCAGATCCTTTCCACCCTGGCCATGCTTCCACAGGTCAACAGCCTTGACATCAAAAGCTGCAATACGATTTTCAAGGCCGTGCTCGGGCAGAATCCAAACCTCCAGAACATTACCTTGACCAACACCCAGGGGGAGGTCCTGGCATCGGGCCTCTCGTTTAACTACTCAAACCTGAAAGACCGTAAACATTTCCAACAGGCCCTTGAACGAAAAAAATTCAGCATGGGAGAATATATTCTCTCCCGGGTGGGCAAAAAAACGCCGGCCATTGCCTTTGCCTATCCGGTACTCGACAACGGCGGCAATCCCACGGCCATTTTGACCACGTCAATCTCCCTGGCCCGGTTTTCCAGCTTCTATGACGATCTTGAGCTGGATGAAGACACATTTATCTCCATAACCGACCATCGAGGCGTCAGGCTGCTCTACTACCCCCCCAGGGAAGAGACAAACCCCGTGGGCAAGTCAATACAGGCAGCGGCCTGGAAGGCATGCAGCCGGGCACTTACACCCGGCATATTCATGGAAAAAGGGTCAGACGGGGTACGCCGGATTTTTGCCTACCGACCGGTTCAGCTATCGTCTGAAGCCACACCTGAATTTTACATGTGGACGGGCATCCCAGAAGCCAAAGTCCTTGGGCCGGCCAACGCCATTCTGGCAAGGAACCTGCTGCTCATGCTGGTGGCTGCCGCAAGTGCACTTCTGGTTTCCTGGATCATGGGCAAAAAAGCCCTGATTACACCCATAAAGGAATTGGTCGCGATGGCAGGTAAATTTGCCAAAGGAGATCTTGAAATACCGGAAAAACCAGCCTTTAAATCAGGTGAACTTGGTACATTGACCCAGGCACTCCACGATATGGCAGCAAGCCTTGCAATAAACCGGAAAAGCCTGGAGCAGAATGAAACACGACTGCGCCTTTTAATGGACAGCCTGGATGCCGTTGTGTATGTCAAAGACATGGACACCCATGACGTTTTGTTCATCAACCAATACGGCAAAAAACAGATCGGCGACATCACCGGCACAACCTGCTGGCAGACCATGCAGAAAGACCAGAATGGCCCCTGTTCCTTCTGCACCGACAAATACCTTTTAGACGACCAGGGCGACCCCCAGGGGATATATACCTGGGAATTTCAAAATACAATCACGGGTCGCTGGTATTACATAAGGGACCGGGCCATCAAATGGATAGACGGTCGCCTGGTCCGACTGGAAATCGCAACGGACATTACAGAAAAAAAAGAAACCGATGCCAAAATAGCCGAAGAAAGAGAACGACTGGCAGTGACCCTGAGAAGCATTGGCGACGGGGTCATTACCACGGATACCCAGAGCCGGATTTGTCTCATGAACACAGTTGCCGAAACCCTTACCGGCTGGAGCACCACCCAGGCAGCCGGGCGGTCATTGACAGAAATTTTCAACATTGTCGACATGACAACCGATCAGGCCTGTAAAAACCCCGTTGAAAAGGTTCTGGCCTCGGGAGAAACGATTAACATGGCATCCCCCATGACCTTGATTTCAAAAAACGGGGACAGGAAACACATTGCCGACAGTGCTTCCCCAATCCTGGACATGCAGGGCAATGTCACTGGCGTTGTTCTAGTTTTCAGGGATGTCACCGAGCAGCTTTGTACGGAACAGGAACTGCGGAAAATCACAAAACTCGAATCAATCGGCGTTCTTGCCGGGGGAATAGCCCATGATTACAACAATATTCTGTCAGCTATCATCGGCAATATCCAGCTCACCCTAATGGATTCAAACCTGACGGACAGAACACAAAGATTTATCAAACAAGCCCTGGATGCATCCCTGCGTGCAAAAAATCTGACCATCCAACTGCTCACCTTTTCAAAGGGCGGTCGACCTGTCAAAAAGACCGCATCCCTTGTCCGCTTGATCAGGGATTTTGTTGATTCGACCTGCCGGGCCAGTAACATCGCCTGTCACTGTTCCTTTCCAGATGACCTCTGGCCTGTGGAAATTGACAGGAGCCAGATGGGCCAGGTGGTCCAGAAGTTGATTCAAAATGCCTGCAATGCCATGCCCAACGGCGGCACCATTGAGGTGTCATGCCAGAATGTGAGGTCCAGCCCAACGAAACACCCGGACATTGCCCCCGCCTCCAACCGGGTGGAGATGAGCATAAAAGATACAGGCGTAGGAATTGCAGAAAATTTACTCGACAAAATATTTGACCCCTATTTTTCAACAAATCAGCCGGGAAGAGGTCTTGGACTTGCCATATGTCATTCCATCGTGACCCAGCACAACGGACAGATCTCCGTGAAATCCACCCCGGGAAAAGGATCAACCTTTACCGTTCATCTTCCCGCCTCAACACAGAGGTCAGAATCCACCACCCAAAGGAAAAAAAGCGTTCAGGAGGCAAGAAAATTGCGGATATTGATAATGGACGATGAAGAAATGTTGCGGGATCTTACCAGGGCAATGCTAACCGACCTGGGACACGACACCTTTCTTGCCAAAGACGGCGTGGAAGCCATTGAAGTTTATAAAAAAGCCATGGACAACAACACCCCCATTGATCTGACCATCATGGACCTGACCATTCCCGGAGGCATGGGAGGAAAAGAAGCCGTACAAAAGCTGCTGAAGATCAATCCAAAGGCAAAGGTCATTGTTTCCAGCGGTTATTCAAACGATCCGGTAATGGCAGACTTCAAGGCCCATGGTTTTTGCGCGACCCTTTCAAAACCAAGCCGGCTCGCTGATTTCACAGATCTCATCAACCGATTCACGGATCAGGATTTAACCATTTAA
- a CDS encoding endonuclease/exonuclease/phosphatase family protein — MTDPGSFSVMTFNLRFGLADDGPDCWENRKKGYPLLFEHYQPDFVGFQEVNNFQADFLCRLLDGYGFIGRRDTSPELWQNNLIFYRKQWTCKAANHLFLSRTPQKESRLDGSRWPRQCTLGQFEQGDMAVVMANTHFDFAETVQALSAGLVVDFLSEFSPGSLTDLPTVITGDFNSIPGGAAHRVFLDNGFEDAFENAHAYTFHGFTGKDRGGHIDWILYRGGITPLNQKIVRERFSGHFPSDHFPVLVEFTR; from the coding sequence ATGACAGATCCCGGTTCTTTTTCAGTAATGACTTTTAATCTTCGATTTGGCCTGGCCGACGATGGCCCTGATTGCTGGGAAAATCGGAAAAAGGGTTACCCCCTTTTGTTTGAGCACTATCAGCCTGATTTCGTCGGATTCCAGGAGGTGAACAATTTCCAGGCCGACTTTCTCTGCCGGTTGCTGGACGGGTACGGCTTTATCGGCCGCAGGGATACGTCTCCTGAGTTATGGCAGAACAATTTGATTTTTTACCGGAAGCAGTGGACCTGCAAGGCGGCGAACCACTTGTTTCTGAGTCGAACGCCCCAAAAGGAGAGCCGGTTGGATGGCAGCCGCTGGCCTAGACAATGTACCCTGGGGCAGTTTGAGCAGGGGGACATGGCCGTTGTCATGGCAAACACCCACTTTGATTTTGCAGAGACGGTGCAGGCCCTGAGTGCCGGGCTGGTTGTGGATTTTTTGTCTGAATTCTCTCCTGGGAGTTTGACTGATTTGCCCACGGTTATTACAGGTGATTTTAATTCGATCCCCGGGGGAGCAGCCCACAGGGTATTCCTGGACAACGGATTTGAGGATGCCTTTGAAAATGCCCACGCCTATACCTTCCACGGCTTTACTGGCAAGGACAGGGGAGGGCATATTGACTGGATTCTATACCGGGGCGGTATCACCCCGTTGAACCAGAAGATCGTCAGGGAAAGGTTTTCAGGGCATTTTCCATCGGATCATTTTCCGGTGCTGGTTGAATTCACCCGATAA
- a CDS encoding MBL fold metallo-hydrolase codes for MIKKLANNIFCIKIPLPETPLKSLNSVVFKGKDRNLVIDTGLNHDSCFAAMTSGLTELGIDLNRTDFFITHFHADHFGLLHRLITPDSRIYFNRPEAELMESWEGWEPMLEAAKVNGFPAEQLRAALENHPGFKHGSMWKPAMQVIHDDYEIRVGDYTLRAIETPGHTLGHICLYEPENKIFIAGDHVLGDITPNIQCWEEDENLLKDYLCSLDKVYNLPVDLVVPGHRTLFTDLKKRIDELKIHHQRRLEEVETILSKGSFDAYGTASQMTWEIRAASWEDFPIAQKWFATGEAISHLHLLEQENRIQKHFSADRIVYSQG; via the coding sequence ATGATCAAGAAACTCGCAAACAATATTTTCTGCATCAAAATCCCTTTGCCGGAAACACCGCTTAAATCCCTCAACTCAGTTGTTTTTAAGGGCAAGGATAGAAATCTTGTCATTGATACGGGCCTGAACCATGACAGCTGTTTTGCCGCCATGACCAGTGGGTTGACCGAGCTTGGCATTGATCTGAACAGGACCGATTTTTTTATCACCCATTTCCATGCTGATCATTTTGGTCTGCTCCACCGCTTGATCACCCCTGATTCCCGGATTTATTTCAACCGGCCCGAGGCTGAACTCATGGAATCCTGGGAGGGGTGGGAGCCCATGCTTGAGGCCGCAAAGGTCAACGGGTTTCCGGCAGAACAGCTTCGCGCTGCCCTGGAGAATCATCCCGGGTTCAAGCACGGTTCCATGTGGAAGCCTGCCATGCAGGTGATCCACGACGATTACGAGATCCGTGTGGGTGATTACACCCTTCGCGCGATTGAAACCCCGGGCCACACCCTCGGGCACATCTGTCTCTATGAGCCGGAAAATAAAATCTTCATTGCTGGAGATCATGTCCTGGGGGACATCACCCCCAACATCCAGTGCTGGGAGGAGGATGAAAATCTGTTAAAGGATTATCTTTGCAGCCTTGACAAGGTGTACAATCTTCCGGTGGATCTCGTGGTGCCCGGTCACAGAACGCTTTTTACCGATCTTAAGAAGAGAATAGACGAGCTCAAGATCCATCACCAGAGGCGCCTTGAAGAGGTTGAAACCATTCTTTCAAAGGGCAGTTTTGACGCCTATGGCACTGCCTCCCAGATGACCTGGGAGATCCGGGCCGCCTCCTGGGAAGATTTTCCCATTGCCCAGAAGTGGTTTGCCACGGGCGAGGCCATCTCCCATCTGCATTTACTTGAGCAGGAAAATCGGATCCAGAAGCATTTTTCAGCCGATCGAATCGTCTATTCCCAGGGTTGA
- a CDS encoding DUF2179 domain-containing protein has protein sequence MESSIFLTGLFVFFARICDVSIGTVRTIMTVQGRTAISFVLALFEITIWILVASTVINQLNDRPILIAFYAFGYATGNVLGIVVERKLAFGIVILKLLTRNAGTAMAEFLRAKGQPVTVYTGEGMKGPISELYLACSRRDLKWILAEAKKIDEHVFYIVEPARDMSHVLKPINTPIGGWRTRFKKK, from the coding sequence ATGGAATCCAGTATCTTTTTGACAGGGTTGTTCGTGTTCTTTGCAAGAATATGCGATGTCTCGATCGGGACCGTTCGAACGATCATGACTGTTCAGGGGAGAACAGCCATCTCCTTTGTGCTGGCGCTGTTTGAAATCACCATCTGGATACTGGTGGCAAGCACTGTTATCAACCAGCTCAATGATCGACCCATCCTGATTGCGTTTTATGCCTTTGGGTATGCAACGGGCAATGTGCTCGGCATTGTTGTTGAACGTAAACTGGCCTTTGGCATCGTTATCTTGAAGTTGCTCACACGAAATGCCGGCACTGCCATGGCTGAATTTCTAAGGGCAAAGGGCCAGCCCGTAACCGTGTATACGGGTGAGGGAATGAAGGGGCCCATCAGCGAACTTTACCTTGCATGCAGCCGCCGGGATTTAAAATGGATCCTGGCCGAGGCAAAAAAAATAGACGAGCATGTATTTTACATTGTGGAACCGGCACGGGATATGAGCCATGTGTTAAAGCCTATCAATACGCCCATAGGCGGGTGGCGAACCCGGTTTAAGAAAAAATAG
- a CDS encoding alpha/beta fold hydrolase, protein MNPTNNSMNPSLIKTDIDLYAGQEKLRGQRLDMASATPQTSTLVFLHEGLGSIAQWKAFPAALCKATGCPGFLYERRGYGIGAPPPDPDSHQWPMDYLEQEARILDGILEQCQVEHPVLIGHSDGGTIALLYAATHSTKLRGVITEAAHIFVEDVTVKGIQRVVQIYETLDLKAKLARYHGERTDFVFQRWADRWLAPLFRSWNVEKHLAAITCPLLVIQGEKDEYATLAQVDGIKNGVSGPVEINIVEECMHVPHLQAKKKVLKVMARFIASLGPDRF, encoded by the coding sequence ATGAACCCCACGAACAATAGTATGAACCCGTCGCTGATAAAAACAGATATTGATCTTTATGCGGGCCAGGAAAAACTCAGGGGGCAACGCCTTGACATGGCATCGGCCACCCCCCAGACATCGACCCTGGTTTTTCTCCATGAGGGACTGGGCAGCATTGCCCAGTGGAAGGCGTTTCCCGCAGCCCTGTGCAAGGCAACAGGCTGCCCTGGTTTTTTATACGAACGGCGTGGCTATGGCATTGGGGCCCCTCCCCCAGACCCGGATTCACACCAGTGGCCCATGGATTACCTTGAACAGGAGGCCCGGATACTGGATGGAATCCTGGAACAATGCCAGGTGGAACATCCTGTTTTGATCGGCCACAGCGACGGGGGCACCATTGCCCTTCTCTATGCGGCAACCCATTCCACAAAGCTCAGGGGCGTAATTACAGAGGCAGCACACATCTTTGTTGAAGACGTGACCGTCAAAGGGATCCAGCGGGTGGTGCAGATATATGAAACCCTGGACCTGAAGGCAAAACTTGCCAGGTACCATGGAGAAAGAACCGACTTCGTCTTCCAGCGCTGGGCCGACCGATGGCTTGCCCCCCTGTTCAGATCCTGGAATGTGGAAAAACACCTTGCCGCCATCACCTGCCCCCTTCTCGTGATCCAGGGGGAAAAGGATGAATATGCAACCCTTGCCCAGGTTGACGGCATCAAGAACGGGGTTTCCGGGCCTGTTGAGATAAATATCGTGGAAGAATGCATGCACGTTCCCCACCTCCAGGCAAAAAAAAAGGTACTCAAGGTAATGGCACGGTTTATCGCCTCCCTGGGCCCTGACCGGTTTTAA
- a CDS encoding DMT family transporter, which yields MPYTGELIAISTVLCWTISVQFFEAASKRVGATPVNIIRIVTALVLFSLLLFFKNNTLIPLDFPLRSWFFLGLSGIIGFFIGDIFLFKALVEIGPRMSMLIFSLAAPVSALIGWAFLDETYVIHQWVGMVITLSGVGLVILEKQPSGITGNSLHQRVVTLKGVMFGVGGMFGQACGYVMSKTGMQTDTGYLDAFASTQIRAIAAFVCFVVFFTLRGQWGRVFQAVKNTRALVYTATGAFVGPFLGVSLSLMTLHYLSTGVASTFLSMTPVCIIPFSIYLHKERVSVRAFAGALVAVAGIWLLMAE from the coding sequence ATGCCCTATACCGGAGAGCTTATTGCCATCAGTACTGTATTATGCTGGACCATCAGTGTTCAGTTTTTTGAAGCGGCATCCAAACGGGTGGGGGCCACACCGGTTAATATCATCCGGATTGTCACGGCCCTGGTTCTTTTCAGCCTGCTCCTGTTTTTTAAAAACAACACGTTGATTCCCCTTGATTTTCCCCTGCGATCCTGGTTTTTTCTGGGCCTGTCCGGCATCATCGGCTTCTTTATCGGGGATATCTTTCTTTTCAAGGCTCTGGTTGAAATCGGTCCCAGAATGTCCATGCTCATATTCAGCCTTGCCGCCCCTGTGTCAGCCCTTATTGGATGGGCCTTCCTGGATGAAACCTATGTGATCCATCAATGGGTGGGAATGGTCATTACCCTTTCGGGTGTGGGCCTTGTCATCCTTGAAAAACAACCGTCGGGTATTACCGGTAATTCATTGCACCAAAGGGTTGTGACCCTCAAGGGTGTCATGTTCGGGGTCGGCGGAATGTTCGGCCAGGCCTGTGGGTATGTCATGAGCAAAACCGGCATGCAGACGGATACCGGATATCTGGACGCCTTTGCCTCTACCCAGATCCGGGCCATTGCCGCATTTGTCTGTTTTGTTGTGTTCTTTACCTTAAGAGGACAATGGGGCCGGGTCTTTCAGGCAGTAAAAAACACCCGGGCCCTTGTCTATACCGCCACAGGCGCATTTGTCGGTCCCTTCCTCGGGGTTTCCCTTTCCCTTATGACCCTTCATTACCTGTCAACCGGTGTGGCGTCAACCTTTTTGTCCATGACCCCCGTGTGCATCATTCCCTTTTCCATTTATCTCCACAAGGAACGGGTCTCAGTGCGGGCCTTTGCAGGTGCCCTGGTTGCCGTGGCAGGTATCTGGCTTTTGATGGCTGAGTGA
- a CDS encoding DUF1638 domain-containing protein has translation MGAAKRGIMKKSILIACETLREELEKLIQHTGIQMDLVWMNGGLHTSPKNLRENLQIEINKHDGLYEDIILVYGFCGGGTENLETKSSSLILPRAEDCISILLGGNCSRSHVNERDMAVFLTRGWIRTFNQMEGLNIRSLKEKYGDDQGKDLYRRIYRGYRNIDIIDTGAYRLEEIDEDISEIQDVLGLSCKTIDGSLVLIEKLLNRDWDEDFIVKGPGLRVEKKDYYRP, from the coding sequence GTGGGTGCAGCAAAGAGAGGAATAATGAAAAAATCAATACTCATAGCATGTGAAACACTAAGGGAAGAACTTGAAAAGCTCATCCAGCATACGGGGATACAAATGGATCTTGTGTGGATGAACGGCGGGCTTCATACCTCACCTAAAAATCTGCGTGAGAATCTTCAAATAGAAATAAACAAGCACGACGGTCTATATGAAGATATAATTCTCGTCTATGGTTTCTGCGGCGGCGGAACAGAGAACCTTGAAACTAAATCATCCTCTTTAATACTGCCAAGGGCTGAAGACTGCATTTCCATCCTACTTGGTGGAAACTGTTCCAGAAGCCATGTGAATGAAAGGGACATGGCTGTTTTTTTAACCAGGGGATGGATAAGAACCTTCAATCAAATGGAAGGACTCAACATCAGATCCTTGAAGGAAAAATACGGAGATGATCAGGGCAAAGACCTGTACCGGAGAATTTACAGGGGATACCGCAATATTGACATCATAGACACAGGGGCTTACCGCCTTGAGGAAATAGACGAAGATATCTCTGAAATCCAGGATGTGCTTGGGCTTTCCTGTAAAACGATTGACGGCAGCCTTGTCTTGATTGAAAAGCTGTTAAACAGAGACTGGGATGAAGACTTTATCGTTAAAGGTCCAGGCCTGAGAGTTGAAAAAAAAGATTATTATAGGCCGTAA
- a CDS encoding PaaI family thioesterase has translation MTERSDKKDKKPPQNMPPENLLEILNSTLGGFNLAMGLYFTEATLTRLVARVPVTDTLYQPYGLVHGGVYAAMIESLCSSGAALNVFDQGKSAVGIENSTSFLRAVRSGVLTCTATPLVMGRRSHVWEASVCDDQGRLVATGRVRLMILEKGSQAAGAKVELAPDHGG, from the coding sequence ATGACCGAACGATCTGATAAAAAGGACAAAAAGCCACCCCAAAATATGCCCCCTGAAAACCTGCTGGAAATTTTGAACAGCACCCTGGGTGGATTCAACCTGGCCATGGGGCTTTATTTTACAGAGGCCACCCTGACCCGGCTGGTGGCCAGGGTGCCGGTCACCGACACCCTTTACCAGCCCTATGGCCTTGTCCACGGTGGGGTTTACGCCGCCATGATCGAATCCTTGTGCAGCTCAGGGGCTGCCCTCAATGTCTTTGACCAGGGTAAAAGCGCTGTGGGCATTGAAAATTCCACCTCGTTTCTAAGGGCCGTGCGATCGGGGGTGCTGACATGCACGGCCACCCCCCTGGTCATGGGACGGCGCTCCCATGTGTGGGAGGCATCGGTCTGCGACGACCAGGGACGGCTAGTGGCAACTGGCCGAGTCCGACTGATGATCCTTGAAAAAGGATCCCAGGCCGCAGGGGCAAAGGTTGAACTCGCGCCTGACCATGGGGGGTGA
- a CDS encoding 3-deoxy-7-phosphoheptulonate synthase, which translates to MPQTHDVNVLSFEPLISPDHLKEELPMTDASTATVVESRATISRILNREDPRLLVVTGPCSIHDETAALEYADKLKRLSEKVSDQIYLVMRVYFEKPRTTVGWKGLINDPNMDGSCDMITGLRRARKLLLDITGMGLPAGTEMLDHITPQYVAGLVSWAAIGARTTESQTHREMASGLSMPVGFKNCTDGGLVNAFNAMVASRSPQSFLGIDPEGRASIIKTKGNPGVHIVLRGGERPNYDCVSIGEALTQLKARKLPQAIVVDCSHANSRKKFEGQAVVWKDVLNQRLGGNDSLVGMMLESNLNEGSQSCASDPEALAYGVSVTDECISWATTEELILFAHEQLKQTNG; encoded by the coding sequence ATGCCACAGACCCATGATGTAAACGTTTTATCCTTTGAACCCCTGATTTCCCCTGACCACCTTAAAGAAGAACTGCCTATGACGGATGCGTCTACGGCAACAGTGGTTGAAAGCCGTGCAACCATCAGCAGGATACTCAACAGGGAGGATCCCCGACTTCTGGTGGTGACAGGACCCTGCTCGATCCACGATGAGACAGCGGCCCTGGAGTACGCTGACAAACTTAAACGGCTGAGCGAAAAGGTTTCAGATCAGATTTATCTTGTCATGCGGGTCTATTTTGAAAAACCACGAACCACTGTGGGCTGGAAGGGGTTGATCAATGACCCCAACATGGATGGCTCCTGTGATATGATTACCGGGCTGAGAAGGGCCCGCAAGCTGCTCCTGGACATAACAGGCATGGGGCTGCCTGCAGGGACCGAGATGCTGGATCACATTACCCCCCAGTATGTTGCAGGCCTTGTCAGCTGGGCCGCCATTGGCGCAAGAACCACCGAATCCCAGACCCACCGGGAGATGGCTTCGGGGCTTTCCATGCCCGTTGGATTCAAAAACTGCACGGACGGTGGTCTTGTCAATGCCTTTAACGCCATGGTGGCGTCAAGATCACCCCAGAGTTTTCTCGGTATTGATCCCGAGGGCCGGGCCAGCATCATTAAAACCAAGGGCAACCCCGGGGTCCATATTGTGTTAAGGGGAGGGGAACGACCCAACTACGACTGTGTCAGCATTGGCGAGGCCCTGACCCAGCTCAAGGCAAGAAAACTTCCCCAGGCCATCGTGGTGGACTGCTCCCATGCCAATTCCCGGAAAAAATTTGAAGGCCAGGCCGTGGTATGGAAGGATGTGCTGAACCAGCGACTGGGCGGCAATGACTCCCTGGTGGGAATGATGCTTGAAAGCAATCTCAACGAAGGCAGCCAGAGCTGTGCATCTGATCCTGAGGCGCTTGCCTACGGGGTGTCGGTGACCGACGAGTGCATCTCATGGGCGACCACAGAAGAACTCATCCTGTTTGCCCATGAACAGCTGAAACAGACGAACGGTTGA
- the aroB gene encoding 3-dehydroquinate synthase has product MKKIDITGRNGSSCLAIGERLENLGAYIPEQTIIITDSQVRSLYGDQFPACPVIEIGRGEAIKTLETVQTIFQRLVELEVDRSGFIVGIGGGIVCDITGFVASTYLRGLRFGFVSTTLLSQVDASVGGKNGVNFSGYKNMVGVFNQPEFVVCDMALLKTLPQREIASGLGEIIKHACIEDMALFEFLETSREAVLGLDPGAVERMVHDSVLIKSAIVNRDEHEHGERRKLNFGHTFGHAFEKILKIPHGEAVAAGMVVAAALSVEQGYLNAEAAQRIENLVGNLHLPTRFTIDRGKVMDAMRRDKKRQGESINFVLLAGIGKAVVESIPIEALERLMDRLNLC; this is encoded by the coding sequence ATGAAAAAAATTGATATCACAGGGCGTAACGGCAGTTCCTGCCTTGCCATTGGCGAGCGCCTTGAAAACCTCGGGGCCTATATTCCTGAACAAACCATCATCATCACCGATTCCCAGGTTCGCTCCCTGTACGGTGATCAATTTCCCGCCTGTCCGGTGATCGAGATCGGACGGGGTGAGGCCATAAAAACCCTTGAAACGGTTCAGACTATTTTTCAACGCCTGGTGGAACTTGAGGTGGACCGTTCGGGATTCATTGTGGGCATTGGCGGGGGCATTGTCTGCGACATCACGGGCTTTGTGGCTTCAACCTATCTAAGGGGTCTTAGGTTTGGCTTTGTTTCGACTACCCTGCTTTCCCAGGTTGATGCCAGTGTGGGCGGTAAAAACGGTGTCAATTTCTCAGGATATAAAAACATGGTTGGGGTGTTTAATCAGCCTGAATTTGTTGTCTGCGACATGGCGCTGTTGAAAACCCTTCCACAACGAGAGATCGCCAGTGGACTGGGTGAGATTATAAAGCATGCCTGCATTGAGGATATGGCGTTGTTTGAATTCCTTGAAACCTCACGTGAAGCTGTTCTGGGACTTGACCCCGGTGCTGTGGAGCGCATGGTGCATGATTCTGTCCTGATCAAATCCGCCATTGTCAACCGGGATGAACACGAGCACGGGGAGCGCCGTAAGTTGAACTTTGGCCATACCTTTGGCCATGCCTTTGAGAAAATTCTCAAGATTCCCCATGGTGAGGCTGTGGCTGCTGGCATGGTGGTGGCTGCGGCCCTTTCTGTTGAACAGGGTTATTTAAACGCTGAAGCGGCCCAGCGCATTGAAAATCTTGTTGGCAATCTCCACCTTCCCACTCGGTTTACAATTGACCGGGGCAAGGTGATGGACGCCATGCGGCGGGATAAAAAACGCCAGGGTGAATCCATCAATTTTGTGCTGC